From Cricetulus griseus strain 17A/GY chromosome 1 unlocalized genomic scaffold, alternate assembly CriGri-PICRH-1.0 chr1_0, whole genome shotgun sequence, a single genomic window includes:
- the Kirrel1 gene encoding kin of IRRE-like protein 1 isoform X1: MPLESNSTCLMSCQSSLLPEKPRFLNQKMWAPHLAIAYLISVTLALALPGTQTRFSQEPADQTVVAGQRAVLPCVLLNYSGIVQWTKDGLALGMGQGLKAWPRYRVVGSADAGQYNLEITDAELSDDASYECQATEAALRSRRAKLTVLIPPEDTRIDGGPVILLQAGTPHNLTCRAFNAKPAATIIWFRDGTQQEGAVASTELLKDGKRETTISQLLIHPTDLDIGRVFTCRSMNEAIPNGKETSIELDVHHPPTVTLSIEPQTVQEGERVIFTCQATANPEILGYRWAKGGFLIEDAHESRYETNVDYSFFTEPVSCEVHNKVGSTNVSTLVNVLFAPRIVVDPKPTTTDIGSDVTLTCVWVGNPPLTLTWTKKDSNMGPRRPGSPPEANLSAQVLSNSNQLLLKSVTQADAGTYTCRAIVPRIGVAEREVPLYVNGPPIISSEAVQFAVRGDGGKVECFIGSTPPPDRIAWAWKENFLEVGTLERYTVERTNSGSGVLSTLTINNVMEADFQTHYNCTAWNSFGPGTAIIQLEEREVLPVGIIAGATIGAGILVIFFFVALVFFLYRRRKGSRKDVTLRKLDIKVETVNREPLTMHSDREDDTASISTATRVMKAIYSSFKDDVDLKQDLRCDTIDTREEYEMKDPTNGYYNVRAHEDRPSSRAVLYADYRAPGPTRFDGRPSSRLSHSSGYAQLNTYSRAPASDYGTEPPPSGPSAPGGTDTTSQLSYENYEKFNSHPFPGAAGYPTYRLGYPQAPPSGLERTPYEAYDPIGKYATATRFSYTSQHSDYGQRFQQRMQTHV, from the exons CTCTCGCTTTGCCTGGGACCCAGACTCGCTTCAGCCAGGAGCCAGCTGATCAGACCGTGGTGGCTGGACAACGGGCCGTGTTGCCGTGTGTGCTCCTCAACTACTCTGGGATTGTACAATGGACCAAGGACGGCCTGGCCCTAGGCATGGGCCAAGGCCTCAAAG CCTGGCCACGGTACCGGGTCGTGGGCTCTGCAGATGCTGGGCAATACAACTTGGAGATCACAGATGCCGAGCTCTCCGACGACGCTTCCTATGAGTGCCAGGCCACAGAGGCTGCCCTGCGATCCCGGAGGGCCAAACTCACCGTGCTCA tTCCTCCAGAAGACACCAGGATTGATGGGGGCCCTGTGATTCTGCTGCAAGCAGGCACCCCCCACAACCTCACATGCAGGGCCTTTAATGCCAAGCCTGCCGCCACCATCATTTGGTTCAGAGATGGGACACAGCAGGAGGGGGCTGTGGCTAGCACG GAACTGCTGAAGGATGGTAAACGGGAGACTACAATCAGCCAACTGCTCATTCACCCCACAGACCTAGACATCGGTCGTGTGTTCACCTGTCGCAGCATGAACGAGGCCATCCCCAATGGCAAGGAGACGTCCATTGAGCTCGATGTACACC ATCCCCCTACAGTGACTCTGTCCATTGAGCCCCAGACAGTGCAGGAGGGCGAGCGAGTCATCTTTACGTGCCAGGCCACAGCCAACCCTGAGATCTTGGGCTACAG GTGGGCCAAAGGGGGGTTCTTGATTGAAGATGCCCATGAGAGTCGCTATGAGACAAATGTTGATTATTCCTTCTTCACGGAGCCTGTGTCTTGTGAGGTCCACAACAAAGTGGGGAGTACCAACGTCAGCACTTTAGTGAATGTTCTCT tTGCGCCCCGGATTGTAGTTGACCCAAAGCCCACAACCACAGACATTGGCTCTGATGTGACCCTCACCTGTGTCTGGGTTGGGAATCCCCCTCTCACCCTCACCTGGACCAAGAAGGACTCAAACATG GGGCCCAGGCGTCCTGGCTCCCCACCCGAGGCTAATCTCTCTGCCCAGGTCCTGAGTAACAGCAATCAGCTGTTGCTGAAGTCAGTGACCCAGGCAGATGCTGGCACCTATACCTGTCGGGCCATTGTGCCCAGAATCGGAGTGGCTGAGCGAGAGGTACCACTTTATGTAAATG GACCCCCTATTATCTCAAGCGAGGCAGTGCAGTTTGCTGTGAGAGGTGACGGTGGCAAGGTGGAGTGCTTCATCGGGAGTACCCCACCTCCAGATCGGATT GCGTGGGCATGGAAGGAGAACTTCCTAGAGGTGGGGACCCTGGAACGATACACCGTGGAGAGGACTAACTCAGGAAGTGGCGTGCTGTCCACACTCACCATCAACAACGTCATGGAAGCTGACTTTCAGACCCACTACAACTGCACCGCCTGGAACAGCTTCGGGCCAGGCACTGCCATCATCCAGCTTGAAGAGCGAG AAGTGTTACCTGTGGGCATCATTGCTGGGGCCACCATTGGTGCAGGCATCCTGGTCATCTTCTTCTTTGTTGCCTTAGTTTTCTTCCTCTACCGACGCCGCAAAGGCA GTCGAAAGGATGTGACCTTGAGAAAGCTGGACATCAAGGTAGAAACAGTGAATCGGGAGCCACTCACAATGCATTCTGACCGGGAGGATGATACCGCCAGCATATCCACGGCAACTCGGGTCATGAAGGCCATCTACTCA TCCTTTAAGGATGATGTGGATCTGAAGCAGGACTTGCGCTGTGACACCATTGACACCCGGGAAGAGTATGAGATGAAG GATCCCACCAACGGTTATTACAATGTGCGTGCCCACGAAGATCGCCCGTCCTCCAGGGCGGTGCTATATGCTGACTACCGTGCCCCTGGCCCGACACGTTTTGATGGCCGTCCGTCATCCCGCCTCTCCCACTCCAGCGGCTATGCCCAGCTCAATACATACAGCCGGgcccctgcctctgactatggCACAGAGCCCCCACCCTCTGGCCCTTCTGCTCCTGGTGGCACCGATACAACCAGCCAGCTGTCCTACGAGAACTATGAGAAGTTCAACTCCCACCCCTTCCCTGGGGCAGCCGGGTATCCTACGTACCGTCTAGGCTATCCCCAGGCCCCACCCTCTGGCCTGGAGAGGACCCCCTATGAGGCCTATGACCCTATTGGCAAGTATGCCACGGCCACTCGATTCTCCTACACCTCGCAGCACTCAGACTACGGCCAGCGATTTCAGCAGCGCATGCAGACTCACGTGTAG
- the Kirrel1 gene encoding kin of IRRE-like protein 1 isoform X3: MLSLLIWILTLSDTFSQALALPGTQTRFSQEPADQTVVAGQRAVLPCVLLNYSGIVQWTKDGLALGMGQGLKAWPRYRVVGSADAGQYNLEITDAELSDDASYECQATEAALRSRRAKLTVLIPPEDTRIDGGPVILLQAGTPHNLTCRAFNAKPAATIIWFRDGTQQEGAVASTELLKDGKRETTISQLLIHPTDLDIGRVFTCRSMNEAIPNGKETSIELDVHHPPTVTLSIEPQTVQEGERVIFTCQATANPEILGYRWAKGGFLIEDAHESRYETNVDYSFFTEPVSCEVHNKVGSTNVSTLVNVLFAPRIVVDPKPTTTDIGSDVTLTCVWVGNPPLTLTWTKKDSNMGPRRPGSPPEANLSAQVLSNSNQLLLKSVTQADAGTYTCRAIVPRIGVAEREVPLYVNGPPIISSEAVQFAVRGDGGKVECFIGSTPPPDRIAWAWKENFLEVGTLERYTVERTNSGSGVLSTLTINNVMEADFQTHYNCTAWNSFGPGTAIIQLEEREVLPVGIIAGATIGAGILVIFFFVALVFFLYRRRKGSRKDVTLRKLDIKVETVNREPLTMHSDREDDTASISTATRVMKAIYSSFKDDVDLKQDLRCDTIDTREEYEMKDPTNGYYNVRAHEDRPSSRAVLYADYRAPGPTRFDGRPSSRLSHSSGYAQLNTYSRAPASDYGTEPPPSGPSAPGGTDTTSQLSYENYEKFNSHPFPGAAGYPTYRLGYPQAPPSGLERTPYEAYDPIGKYATATRFSYTSQHSDYGQRFQQRMQTHV, translated from the exons CTCTCGCTTTGCCTGGGACCCAGACTCGCTTCAGCCAGGAGCCAGCTGATCAGACCGTGGTGGCTGGACAACGGGCCGTGTTGCCGTGTGTGCTCCTCAACTACTCTGGGATTGTACAATGGACCAAGGACGGCCTGGCCCTAGGCATGGGCCAAGGCCTCAAAG CCTGGCCACGGTACCGGGTCGTGGGCTCTGCAGATGCTGGGCAATACAACTTGGAGATCACAGATGCCGAGCTCTCCGACGACGCTTCCTATGAGTGCCAGGCCACAGAGGCTGCCCTGCGATCCCGGAGGGCCAAACTCACCGTGCTCA tTCCTCCAGAAGACACCAGGATTGATGGGGGCCCTGTGATTCTGCTGCAAGCAGGCACCCCCCACAACCTCACATGCAGGGCCTTTAATGCCAAGCCTGCCGCCACCATCATTTGGTTCAGAGATGGGACACAGCAGGAGGGGGCTGTGGCTAGCACG GAACTGCTGAAGGATGGTAAACGGGAGACTACAATCAGCCAACTGCTCATTCACCCCACAGACCTAGACATCGGTCGTGTGTTCACCTGTCGCAGCATGAACGAGGCCATCCCCAATGGCAAGGAGACGTCCATTGAGCTCGATGTACACC ATCCCCCTACAGTGACTCTGTCCATTGAGCCCCAGACAGTGCAGGAGGGCGAGCGAGTCATCTTTACGTGCCAGGCCACAGCCAACCCTGAGATCTTGGGCTACAG GTGGGCCAAAGGGGGGTTCTTGATTGAAGATGCCCATGAGAGTCGCTATGAGACAAATGTTGATTATTCCTTCTTCACGGAGCCTGTGTCTTGTGAGGTCCACAACAAAGTGGGGAGTACCAACGTCAGCACTTTAGTGAATGTTCTCT tTGCGCCCCGGATTGTAGTTGACCCAAAGCCCACAACCACAGACATTGGCTCTGATGTGACCCTCACCTGTGTCTGGGTTGGGAATCCCCCTCTCACCCTCACCTGGACCAAGAAGGACTCAAACATG GGGCCCAGGCGTCCTGGCTCCCCACCCGAGGCTAATCTCTCTGCCCAGGTCCTGAGTAACAGCAATCAGCTGTTGCTGAAGTCAGTGACCCAGGCAGATGCTGGCACCTATACCTGTCGGGCCATTGTGCCCAGAATCGGAGTGGCTGAGCGAGAGGTACCACTTTATGTAAATG GACCCCCTATTATCTCAAGCGAGGCAGTGCAGTTTGCTGTGAGAGGTGACGGTGGCAAGGTGGAGTGCTTCATCGGGAGTACCCCACCTCCAGATCGGATT GCGTGGGCATGGAAGGAGAACTTCCTAGAGGTGGGGACCCTGGAACGATACACCGTGGAGAGGACTAACTCAGGAAGTGGCGTGCTGTCCACACTCACCATCAACAACGTCATGGAAGCTGACTTTCAGACCCACTACAACTGCACCGCCTGGAACAGCTTCGGGCCAGGCACTGCCATCATCCAGCTTGAAGAGCGAG AAGTGTTACCTGTGGGCATCATTGCTGGGGCCACCATTGGTGCAGGCATCCTGGTCATCTTCTTCTTTGTTGCCTTAGTTTTCTTCCTCTACCGACGCCGCAAAGGCA GTCGAAAGGATGTGACCTTGAGAAAGCTGGACATCAAGGTAGAAACAGTGAATCGGGAGCCACTCACAATGCATTCTGACCGGGAGGATGATACCGCCAGCATATCCACGGCAACTCGGGTCATGAAGGCCATCTACTCA TCCTTTAAGGATGATGTGGATCTGAAGCAGGACTTGCGCTGTGACACCATTGACACCCGGGAAGAGTATGAGATGAAG GATCCCACCAACGGTTATTACAATGTGCGTGCCCACGAAGATCGCCCGTCCTCCAGGGCGGTGCTATATGCTGACTACCGTGCCCCTGGCCCGACACGTTTTGATGGCCGTCCGTCATCCCGCCTCTCCCACTCCAGCGGCTATGCCCAGCTCAATACATACAGCCGGgcccctgcctctgactatggCACAGAGCCCCCACCCTCTGGCCCTTCTGCTCCTGGTGGCACCGATACAACCAGCCAGCTGTCCTACGAGAACTATGAGAAGTTCAACTCCCACCCCTTCCCTGGGGCAGCCGGGTATCCTACGTACCGTCTAGGCTATCCCCAGGCCCCACCCTCTGGCCTGGAGAGGACCCCCTATGAGGCCTATGACCCTATTGGCAAGTATGCCACGGCCACTCGATTCTCCTACACCTCGCAGCACTCAGACTACGGCCAGCGATTTCAGCAGCGCATGCAGACTCACGTGTAG
- the Kirrel1 gene encoding kin of IRRE-like protein 1 isoform X2, giving the protein MPLESNSTCLMSCQSSLLPEKPRFLNQKMWAPHLAIAYLISVTLALALPGTQTRFSQEPADQTVVAGQRAVLPCVLLNYSGIVQWTKDGLALGMGQGLKAWPRYRVVGSADAGQYNLEITDAELSDDASYECQATEAALRSRRAKLTVLIPPEDTRIDGGPVILLQAGTPHNLTCRAFNAKPAATIIWFRDGTQQEGAVASTELLKDGKRETTISQLLIHPTDLDIGRVFTCRSMNEAIPNGKETSIELDVHHPPTVTLSIEPQTVQEGERVIFTCQATANPEILGYRWAKGGFLIEDAHESRYETNVDYSFFTEPVSCEVHNKVGSTNVSTLVNVLFAPRIVVDPKPTTTDIGSDVTLTCVWVGNPPLTLTWTKKDSNMVLSNSNQLLLKSVTQADAGTYTCRAIVPRIGVAEREVPLYVNGPPIISSEAVQFAVRGDGGKVECFIGSTPPPDRIAWAWKENFLEVGTLERYTVERTNSGSGVLSTLTINNVMEADFQTHYNCTAWNSFGPGTAIIQLEEREVLPVGIIAGATIGAGILVIFFFVALVFFLYRRRKGSRKDVTLRKLDIKVETVNREPLTMHSDREDDTASISTATRVMKAIYSSFKDDVDLKQDLRCDTIDTREEYEMKDPTNGYYNVRAHEDRPSSRAVLYADYRAPGPTRFDGRPSSRLSHSSGYAQLNTYSRAPASDYGTEPPPSGPSAPGGTDTTSQLSYENYEKFNSHPFPGAAGYPTYRLGYPQAPPSGLERTPYEAYDPIGKYATATRFSYTSQHSDYGQRFQQRMQTHV; this is encoded by the exons CTCTCGCTTTGCCTGGGACCCAGACTCGCTTCAGCCAGGAGCCAGCTGATCAGACCGTGGTGGCTGGACAACGGGCCGTGTTGCCGTGTGTGCTCCTCAACTACTCTGGGATTGTACAATGGACCAAGGACGGCCTGGCCCTAGGCATGGGCCAAGGCCTCAAAG CCTGGCCACGGTACCGGGTCGTGGGCTCTGCAGATGCTGGGCAATACAACTTGGAGATCACAGATGCCGAGCTCTCCGACGACGCTTCCTATGAGTGCCAGGCCACAGAGGCTGCCCTGCGATCCCGGAGGGCCAAACTCACCGTGCTCA tTCCTCCAGAAGACACCAGGATTGATGGGGGCCCTGTGATTCTGCTGCAAGCAGGCACCCCCCACAACCTCACATGCAGGGCCTTTAATGCCAAGCCTGCCGCCACCATCATTTGGTTCAGAGATGGGACACAGCAGGAGGGGGCTGTGGCTAGCACG GAACTGCTGAAGGATGGTAAACGGGAGACTACAATCAGCCAACTGCTCATTCACCCCACAGACCTAGACATCGGTCGTGTGTTCACCTGTCGCAGCATGAACGAGGCCATCCCCAATGGCAAGGAGACGTCCATTGAGCTCGATGTACACC ATCCCCCTACAGTGACTCTGTCCATTGAGCCCCAGACAGTGCAGGAGGGCGAGCGAGTCATCTTTACGTGCCAGGCCACAGCCAACCCTGAGATCTTGGGCTACAG GTGGGCCAAAGGGGGGTTCTTGATTGAAGATGCCCATGAGAGTCGCTATGAGACAAATGTTGATTATTCCTTCTTCACGGAGCCTGTGTCTTGTGAGGTCCACAACAAAGTGGGGAGTACCAACGTCAGCACTTTAGTGAATGTTCTCT tTGCGCCCCGGATTGTAGTTGACCCAAAGCCCACAACCACAGACATTGGCTCTGATGTGACCCTCACCTGTGTCTGGGTTGGGAATCCCCCTCTCACCCTCACCTGGACCAAGAAGGACTCAAACATG GTCCTGAGTAACAGCAATCAGCTGTTGCTGAAGTCAGTGACCCAGGCAGATGCTGGCACCTATACCTGTCGGGCCATTGTGCCCAGAATCGGAGTGGCTGAGCGAGAGGTACCACTTTATGTAAATG GACCCCCTATTATCTCAAGCGAGGCAGTGCAGTTTGCTGTGAGAGGTGACGGTGGCAAGGTGGAGTGCTTCATCGGGAGTACCCCACCTCCAGATCGGATT GCGTGGGCATGGAAGGAGAACTTCCTAGAGGTGGGGACCCTGGAACGATACACCGTGGAGAGGACTAACTCAGGAAGTGGCGTGCTGTCCACACTCACCATCAACAACGTCATGGAAGCTGACTTTCAGACCCACTACAACTGCACCGCCTGGAACAGCTTCGGGCCAGGCACTGCCATCATCCAGCTTGAAGAGCGAG AAGTGTTACCTGTGGGCATCATTGCTGGGGCCACCATTGGTGCAGGCATCCTGGTCATCTTCTTCTTTGTTGCCTTAGTTTTCTTCCTCTACCGACGCCGCAAAGGCA GTCGAAAGGATGTGACCTTGAGAAAGCTGGACATCAAGGTAGAAACAGTGAATCGGGAGCCACTCACAATGCATTCTGACCGGGAGGATGATACCGCCAGCATATCCACGGCAACTCGGGTCATGAAGGCCATCTACTCA TCCTTTAAGGATGATGTGGATCTGAAGCAGGACTTGCGCTGTGACACCATTGACACCCGGGAAGAGTATGAGATGAAG GATCCCACCAACGGTTATTACAATGTGCGTGCCCACGAAGATCGCCCGTCCTCCAGGGCGGTGCTATATGCTGACTACCGTGCCCCTGGCCCGACACGTTTTGATGGCCGTCCGTCATCCCGCCTCTCCCACTCCAGCGGCTATGCCCAGCTCAATACATACAGCCGGgcccctgcctctgactatggCACAGAGCCCCCACCCTCTGGCCCTTCTGCTCCTGGTGGCACCGATACAACCAGCCAGCTGTCCTACGAGAACTATGAGAAGTTCAACTCCCACCCCTTCCCTGGGGCAGCCGGGTATCCTACGTACCGTCTAGGCTATCCCCAGGCCCCACCCTCTGGCCTGGAGAGGACCCCCTATGAGGCCTATGACCCTATTGGCAAGTATGCCACGGCCACTCGATTCTCCTACACCTCGCAGCACTCAGACTACGGCCAGCGATTTCAGCAGCGCATGCAGACTCACGTGTAG